One genomic region from Candidatus Defluviilinea gracilis encodes:
- a CDS encoding dienelactone hydrolase family protein, with protein sequence MNRRSYLFCFLLLTACQPSQPPPTRTLPPPHVVIEAITPVPLPTDTPLPSPTPTIEEIIYPYTIEGLRQHEYQSGEVRILETLTETDKYTAYLIDYPSDGLTITGVMQIPKGEGPFPVIVMNHGFYARSIYTSGDGTDRSSVFLAERGYITLASDYRSWGGSDVGESLFYSGLAIDVINLLNAIPSIPQADATRVGMWGHSMGGGVTMKVLTILGGRVAPSDSEGRIETTVKAAVLYSSVSADHADVIARWGNGCLGDIAAGEQLLGCNSADVVPLELPNSLLNAFHNAPSDSELMKSVSPIFHLDSIDAPIQIHYGSNDGLVYSGTPPEWSIKLDQALRDAGKDVELFRYEGEGHSFVGQPWFDFMIRVVDFFDEYVKSG encoded by the coding sequence ATGAATCGCCGTAGTTATCTCTTCTGCTTTCTCCTCCTCACCGCCTGCCAACCCTCGCAACCTCCTCCAACCCGAACCCTGCCTCCGCCTCATGTTGTGATTGAGGCCATCACGCCTGTTCCTCTTCCAACGGATACGCCGCTCCCTTCGCCGACTCCTACAATTGAAGAAATAATTTATCCCTACACCATCGAGGGACTGCGCCAGCATGAGTATCAAAGCGGGGAGGTTCGCATCCTCGAAACGTTGACCGAAACGGACAAGTACACCGCGTACCTGATTGATTATCCCAGCGACGGGTTGACGATCACGGGTGTGATGCAGATTCCGAAGGGTGAGGGTCCGTTCCCTGTCATTGTGATGAATCACGGATTCTACGCGCGGAGCATTTACACGTCGGGCGATGGCACAGATCGCTCGTCCGTGTTTCTGGCGGAGCGGGGATACATCACCCTCGCGTCCGATTATCGCAGTTGGGGCGGGTCGGATGTGGGGGAGAGTCTCTTCTATTCAGGCTTGGCGATTGATGTGATCAATTTGCTCAATGCGATCCCGTCCATTCCGCAGGCGGATGCGACGCGGGTTGGGATGTGGGGTCACAGCATGGGAGGGGGAGTGACGATGAAGGTGTTGACGATCCTCGGTGGTCGAGTAGCCCCGAGCGATAGCGAGGGGCGTATCGAGACCACTGTGAAAGCCGCTGTCCTCTATTCCTCCGTCAGCGCGGATCATGCGGATGTGATTGCGCGTTGGGGCAATGGTTGTCTCGGCGACATCGCCGCGGGCGAGCAACTTCTCGGATGCAATTCGGCGGATGTTGTCCCGCTTGAGTTGCCGAACAGCCTGCTCAACGCGTTTCACAACGCGCCGAGCGACTCGGAGTTGATGAAGAGTGTCTCGCCGATCTTTCATCTTGATTCTATTGACGCGCCGATACAAATCCATTATGGGTCGAACGATGGACTCGTGTACAGTGGCACGCCGCCTGAATGGTCAATCAAGTTGGATCAAGCGTTGCGCGATGCGGGGAAAGATGTTGAACTGTTTCGCTATGAGGGTGAGGGTCATTCGTTTGTGGGTCAACCGTGGTTTGATTTTATGATCCGCGTGGTGGATTTTTTTGATGAATATGTGAAGAGTGGGTAG
- a CDS encoding trimethylamine methyltransferase family protein — protein MNNVRPQMRLLSESQREEIHQYTLQLLATTGVRVDSPSAVEMLGKRVGRSNVEGRTVRIPSEVVEWAIKAAPRRIQIYDRRGNPQFQIGNEEDRARFGIGVTALFYQEPETDTPVEFQRKHMQDMVRVGNKLPLYDMVSTIGICRDVPDYLTDLLGSLEHFANGTKPMVLLCSDEKKFDDVLNMIQHLHTRDLGDKPFIIPYFNPVSPLVMNEGTVDKMKIAIERGLPVIISNYSLSGATTPITPAGTIAVLMAELLAGLVIGQLYKEGAPMFLGMLPVYLDMKTLQNFYDPQSVLDSLACAEMMAHYGIPHCGTSGSGTGWGMDLLAAETFWMNTLMMTLTKGGIAPFIGDTLGSKAVSPLTFIYCHEIIDQALRFSSGFQLDSASVGLDEIHAVGPGKGFVSAPSTLKNYKTGYYVSRIFPRWSMEKWLEAGQPHVQKRLKEYSIEFLKDLPVPEDHEEVMRRGEKWVEGWERKR, from the coding sequence ATGAACAACGTCCGACCGCAGATGAGGTTGTTGAGTGAGTCGCAGAGGGAGGAGATTCATCAGTACACGTTGCAACTGCTCGCGACGACGGGCGTGCGTGTGGACTCGCCGTCGGCGGTGGAGATGTTGGGGAAAAGGGTAGGCAGGTCGAACGTCGAGGGAAGAACCGTGCGGATACCGAGCGAGGTGGTCGAATGGGCGATAAAAGCCGCGCCGCGCAGAATCCAAATCTATGACCGACGAGGGAATCCGCAATTCCAAATTGGGAATGAAGAAGACCGCGCGCGATTCGGAATCGGAGTCACCGCGTTGTTTTATCAGGAGCCAGAGACCGATACGCCTGTGGAGTTTCAGCGTAAACACATGCAAGACATGGTGCGCGTCGGAAATAAATTGCCGCTGTACGACATGGTCTCGACGATCGGCATTTGCCGCGACGTGCCAGATTATCTGACCGATCTGCTTGGCTCGCTTGAACATTTTGCGAACGGCACGAAGCCGATGGTGTTGTTGTGTTCGGACGAAAAAAAATTCGACGATGTGTTGAACATGATCCAGCATTTGCACACGCGCGACCTGGGCGACAAGCCTTTTATCATTCCGTATTTCAATCCCGTCTCGCCGCTGGTGATGAACGAAGGCACGGTGGACAAAATGAAAATCGCCATCGAGCGCGGACTGCCCGTCATCATATCCAATTACAGTTTGTCGGGCGCGACCACGCCGATCACGCCCGCAGGGACGATCGCCGTGTTGATGGCGGAGTTGCTCGCGGGCTTGGTCATCGGGCAATTGTATAAAGAAGGCGCGCCGATGTTCCTCGGCATGTTGCCCGTGTATCTCGACATGAAAACACTGCAAAATTTTTACGATCCGCAAAGCGTGTTAGACAGCCTCGCCTGCGCCGAGATGATGGCGCATTACGGCATCCCGCATTGCGGCACGTCGGGGAGCGGCACAGGCTGGGGCATGGACTTGCTCGCCGCGGAAACATTTTGGATGAACACGCTGATGATGACTCTGACGAAGGGCGGCATCGCTCCGTTCATCGGCGATACGTTGGGATCGAAAGCCGTCTCGCCGTTGACGTTTATCTACTGTCACGAGATCATTGATCAGGCTCTACGCTTCTCTTCGGGATTTCAACTTGACTCTGCTTCGGTGGGCTTGGACGAAATCCACGCGGTGGGACCAGGCAAGGGATTCGTCTCCGCGCCGTCTACGTTGAAAAATTACAAAACGGGATACTACGTCAGCCGCATCTTCCCGCGCTGGAGCATGGAGAAGTGGCTGGAGGCGGGTCAACCGCATGTGCAGAAACGGTTGAAGGAATATTCGATTGAGTTCTTGAAGGATTTACCTGTCCCTGAGGATCATGAGGAGGTGATGAGGAGAGGGGAGAAGTGGGTGGAGGGGTGGGAGAGGAAGAGGTGA
- a CDS encoding creatininase family protein, translated as MTSFFRYDEMAWDKVAELPRDTPLVLPLGSGFDWNLVASQLGSPTRAGLLPPFPFGWRGSGLELPDKIFAQYVFNLLDSLRDDGFSRVYCLAPSGIDPQSTFILQNSSSVLRLPSPTLFTASTFLPPDSERGKVILIPIGHTEQHGFHLPLSVDTIIIDSIAKGTASKLPTRCWAMPVMPYGVSTHRSSFAATMNAGGRAFEDFWVAVIDLLASRGFDRFYLMSGHGGNTSFLVNVVKYAGERHRRIFCATSFLHTSGRIGSEVIPKYRTSKIGGMGHAGELETSYMLHLRPDLCNMDRVVDETDFVATPDYYMDWIEGGALVANPPWDDDTRTGAYGAGSHATAEKGKLWFEAAIEEKADHVEQIHEQHERRETRRNEGYGLWGKGK; from the coding sequence ATGACTTCTTTCTTTCGATACGATGAAATGGCTTGGGATAAAGTAGCCGAGTTGCCGCGCGACACTCCGCTCGTTCTGCCGCTCGGTTCAGGCTTCGACTGGAACCTGGTCGCAAGCCAGCTAGGGAGTCCAACACGTGCGGGCCTTCTGCCGCCGTTCCCATTCGGCTGGCGCGGAAGTGGACTCGAATTGCCCGATAAGATTTTCGCGCAATACGTTTTCAACTTGTTGGACAGTCTGCGCGACGACGGATTTTCGCGCGTGTATTGTCTCGCGCCATCGGGCATTGATCCGCAATCAACATTTATTTTGCAAAATTCATCCTCGGTTCTTCGCCTCCCCTCCCCTACTCTTTTCACGGCGTCAACGTTCTTACCGCCCGATTCAGAGCGCGGAAAAGTGATATTGATCCCCATTGGTCACACCGAGCAACATGGATTCCATCTTCCCCTCTCGGTTGACACCATCATCATTGATTCAATCGCAAAAGGCACTGCGTCTAAATTGCCTACGCGCTGTTGGGCAATGCCAGTGATGCCGTACGGAGTCAGCACACACCGTTCATCTTTTGCGGCGACAATGAACGCAGGCGGTCGCGCGTTTGAAGATTTTTGGGTCGCAGTGATTGACTTACTCGCCTCGCGCGGATTTGATCGCTTCTATCTAATGAGCGGACATGGAGGCAATACATCGTTTTTAGTCAACGTTGTGAAGTATGCGGGTGAACGTCATCGCAGAATCTTTTGCGCAACTTCCTTCCTTCATACATCAGGCAGAATTGGATCAGAAGTGATTCCGAAATATCGCACATCGAAGATCGGCGGGATGGGTCACGCGGGCGAACTTGAAACTTCGTACATGCTTCATTTGCGCCCAGACCTTTGCAACATGGATCGAGTTGTAGATGAAACCGATTTCGTCGCCACACCTGATTACTACATGGATTGGATCGAAGGCGGCGCGCTGGTTGCGAATCCACCGTGGGATGATGACACGAGGACAGGCGCGTACGGCGCGGGGAGTCATGCCACTGCGGAGAAAGGTAAGTTATGGTTCGAAGCCGCCATTGAAGAGAAAGCGGATCACGTGGAGCAGATCCATGAACAGCATGAGAGGCGCGAGACGAGGCGGAATGAGGGGTATGGGCTTTGGGGAAAGGGGAAGTAA
- a CDS encoding ABC transporter substrate-binding protein: MKTRHTFFVAITLLALILSACGGGAPATQAATDAPTTNDAPSVLKIGWLGEPDTLNPAYAFLTEAYAIFDLVYSPLVTEDSSGEYVGALAKEWSASEDGLTWTFTLKDGLKWHNGEALTADQIAWAINAIMADPDGWAALSGYVGGFSEVTAPDDKTVQIVTEYPIANMEYRLSFLYAVYPPDFESFTTPEDLQNFTNDKPIGTGRFKLTTFDKDTGVVILDANPDFVDGAPFIDQVIYQKFDSADAMIQALKVGDIDLLSDVPASAFETVKGFDGVTAVAFDGRSFDELIINDVSEDNDPAPTGNPALKDPAVRLALETAMNRQDIIDIVLQGQGTPGDTIVPPTLGGGFWHNPNIKTPEFSIEKANQILEDAGYVKGADGVREKDGVRLEFRLQFDVDSSNYPRIADLLADWYSQIGIKATPEGVNSDTLIAATTGVGDYDLVIWGWGADPDPDFILSIMLTDQFVIGGWSDAGYHNPEYDQLYLDQQTAVNKEERQEIIYKMQDMVYNDRPYIVLYYSNYLQAYRSDRFTNFIESPLGLDDDASLAQAKPVQ; encoded by the coding sequence ATGAAAACCAGACATACCTTTTTTGTTGCCATAACCCTGTTGGCGTTGATCTTATCCGCATGTGGAGGGGGAGCGCCTGCGACGCAAGCGGCGACAGATGCGCCTACAACCAATGACGCGCCGTCGGTGTTGAAGATCGGGTGGCTCGGCGAACCTGACACGCTTAACCCAGCCTATGCGTTTCTCACCGAGGCATACGCTATTTTCGATCTGGTCTATTCGCCATTGGTGACTGAAGATTCTTCGGGGGAATACGTTGGCGCGCTAGCGAAAGAATGGAGCGCGTCGGAAGACGGCTTGACGTGGACGTTCACACTGAAAGACGGATTGAAATGGCATAACGGCGAGGCGCTCACTGCCGACCAGATAGCATGGGCGATCAACGCAATCATGGCGGACCCCGACGGCTGGGCGGCGCTTTCAGGCTACGTGGGCGGATTCAGCGAAGTCACCGCGCCTGATGACAAGACAGTTCAGATCGTCACAGAATATCCAATCGCGAACATGGAGTACAGACTGTCTTTCTTGTATGCCGTGTATCCGCCTGATTTTGAATCGTTCACGACGCCGGAAGATTTGCAAAACTTCACCAACGATAAGCCGATTGGCACAGGTCGATTCAAACTCACCACATTCGATAAAGACACCGGGGTGGTAATCCTTGACGCAAACCCAGATTTTGTGGACGGCGCGCCGTTCATTGATCAGGTGATCTATCAAAAGTTCGATTCGGCCGACGCGATGATTCAAGCGCTCAAGGTTGGCGATATTGACCTGCTCTCCGACGTGCCCGCCAGCGCGTTCGAAACCGTCAAAGGATTCGATGGCGTCACCGCGGTCGCATTCGATGGACGCAGTTTCGATGAATTGATCATCAATGACGTTTCCGAAGATAACGATCCCGCGCCGACAGGCAACCCAGCGTTGAAAGACCCCGCTGTGCGCCTTGCGCTGGAAACCGCGATGAACCGGCAGGATATCATTGATATTGTTTTGCAGGGTCAAGGCACGCCAGGCGACACGATCGTTCCGCCCACGTTAGGCGGCGGCTTCTGGCACAACCCGAATATCAAAACACCGGAATTCAGCATCGAGAAAGCCAACCAAATCCTTGAGGATGCCGGGTATGTCAAAGGCGCTGACGGCGTCCGTGAAAAAGACGGCGTGCGGCTTGAGTTCCGCTTGCAATTCGATGTGGACTCTTCAAACTATCCGCGCATTGCCGACCTGCTGGCTGATTGGTATAGCCAGATCGGAATTAAGGCAACTCCCGAAGGCGTCAACTCGGACACGCTGATCGCCGCGACCACCGGGGTTGGCGACTACGATCTTGTGATCTGGGGTTGGGGCGCGGACCCCGATCCCGATTTCATCTTGAGCATCATGTTAACCGACCAGTTCGTCATTGGCGGCTGGAGCGACGCCGGGTATCACAACCCCGAGTACGACCAGCTCTATCTCGATCAACAAACCGCGGTCAACAAAGAAGAGCGGCAGGAGATCATCTACAAGATGCAAGACATGGTCTACAACGACCGCCCGTACATCGTCCTCTATTACAGCAACTATCTTCAAGCCTATCGCTCCGACCGATTCACCAACTTTATCGAATCGCCTCTGGGACTCGACGACGATGCCTCGCTTGCCCAGGCAAAACCTGTTCAGTAA
- a CDS encoding FAD-binding oxidoreductase, whose amino-acid sequence MLNSYDALIIGGGVTGCATAYYLLRDDPRINVAILEMDPTYERASTPLSDGNTRIQFNIKENIQMSQYGLEVLKTFADEMSVGGEKPDPAFRQQGNLFVLDEASRDESHEGMLLQKSLGCEVHWLTPDEVQQHFPLYNLKDCVAGAFGPHDGTMLPMAVLDGYKKKVISLGAKYIQAEVIEVLKEGNQVSGVKLVSGEVLNSNIVMNAAGAWAPKIAKSLGVELPIAPTKRQVTIVETNYHGEGVLPVLFLPSGLYVIHEGEGLFMVGKSFPDDYIGYDDFRWEKNIFEKRIWSELVDNIPSFDRLKILRGWAGLYEVNTLDGNAILGEWTQLKGFYLANGFSGHGFQQCHAVGRYIAELMLGKTPTLDLSIFSPQRILENKPVFESKRKII is encoded by the coding sequence ATGCTGAATTCATACGATGCCCTAATCATCGGCGGCGGGGTGACGGGATGCGCGACCGCGTACTATTTGTTGAGGGACGATCCGCGCATCAACGTCGCCATCCTTGAAATGGACCCGACCTACGAGAGAGCGTCCACGCCGCTATCGGACGGGAATACGCGCATCCAATTCAACATCAAAGAGAATATTCAAATGTCACAGTACGGGCTTGAGGTTCTCAAGACCTTTGCCGACGAGATGTCCGTTGGCGGCGAAAAGCCCGACCCTGCATTTCGTCAGCAGGGGAATCTGTTCGTGCTGGATGAAGCCAGCCGCGATGAATCTCATGAAGGGATGCTTCTGCAAAAGAGTCTCGGCTGTGAAGTCCATTGGCTGACGCCAGATGAAGTTCAACAACATTTCCCGCTTTACAACTTGAAGGATTGCGTCGCTGGCGCGTTCGGTCCGCACGATGGGACGATGTTACCTATGGCGGTGTTGGATGGTTACAAAAAGAAAGTGATTTCGCTCGGTGCGAAATACATCCAAGCCGAGGTGATTGAAGTTTTGAAAGAGGGGAATCAAGTCTCTGGCGTCAAGCTTGTATCTGGCGAAGTGTTGAATAGCAACATCGTGATGAACGCGGCAGGGGCATGGGCGCCGAAGATTGCCAAATCCCTTGGCGTGGAACTGCCGATCGCGCCGACGAAGCGACAGGTCACGATTGTTGAAACGAATTATCACGGCGAGGGAGTTTTACCCGTCTTGTTTTTGCCCTCAGGCTTGTACGTCATTCACGAAGGTGAAGGATTGTTCATGGTCGGCAAGTCGTTCCCCGACGATTACATCGGCTACGATGACTTCCGCTGGGAGAAAAACATCTTCGAGAAACGGATCTGGTCCGAACTTGTGGACAACATCCCTTCGTTTGACCGACTCAAAATCCTGCGCGGCTGGGCGGGGCTGTACGAGGTCAACACACTAGATGGCAACGCGATCCTCGGCGAATGGACTCAGTTGAAAGGTTTCTACCTCGCCAACGGATTTTCAGGGCACGGGTTCCAGCAGTGTCACGCCGTGGGGAGGTACATCGCTGAATTGATGCTGGGCAAAACGCCGACTCTCGACCTGTCCATTTTTTCGCCGCAGAGGATTTTGGAGAATAAGCCTGTATTTGAGAGTAAGAGGAAGATAATATAA